Part of the Bryobacteraceae bacterium genome is shown below.
AAAAGACGCCAAACTCGTCGGCGACATCAAGACCGTGCGCATCGTCATCGAGGACGGCGCGTACTTCAAAGGTTCCATCGACATCGTCAGGACTGAAACCGTCCGCGCGCAGGCCGCTCCCAAACAGGCGGCCATGGCTGCCGCCGCCAATCAGGCGCCAGCCCAGCCGGCCGCCGCCGCACCGCACAAAGCCTGATCCGGGGCGCGGGCGGTGAGTGAACCCTCAGCGTCTAATCCATCAGGAGGCAGTACCCATCGGACCTTCGGTTTCCGAACAAATCCGGCCGGATCAATACCGGCATAGCCACGGGCTCGATCAATTTCTCGGATCGCTCAATCACGCTGACGCCAGTCCGTGCCAGGTTCTTGACATCGGTGAGTTCACGCAAGCCAATGTGGCGTTCATCATCGGCCAGGGCCACAGGCTTACGTTCGAGGATCTCCTGCGGTCTTTCGAACTTCCCGGCGTGCCCGCCGCCGAAAGGCTGAACCACGCGCTCGACTTCCCGCCCGCCTACTTCGACGCGATTCTGGTGTGGGACATTCTCGAGCACTTTCCGCCGCCTGTTGCCGAGTCCATCGTTCCGCGCCTTCACCGGATTCTGAGGCCGGGGGGACTCTTGTTCGCGTGTTTCCACGCGGAGGCGCGCGACAACACCGTGGACGCCTACTCGTTTCGGATCGCCGACGGAAAAACTCTCCTACTTCAGCCGCGTGGTCGGCGAAAGCTGGCGCAGACGTTGAACAATCGTTCGATTGAGAAGCTCTTCTCGGGCTTTGACTCGGTGAAGTTTTTCCTTACACGCGATTCGATCCGCGAAGTGATCGTGCGGAAGTAGCCGCTATTTGTACAGTCCCTTGATCTGGTTCCAACGGACTCGAAGCAGGTCCAGGAACATGTCCGCGCTGTCGCGAAACATGGAAACCTTCGTTCCTTCCATGTGGTTCCAGCGCACCGGCACTTCGATGGTTTTGAAGCCGAGCTTGCGGGCGAGGAACAGGGCCTCGACATCGAAGCCGAAGCGATCCAGCCGCAGGAGCGAGAAGACATCGCCGGCGGCTTTCTTCTTGAACAGTTTGAATCCGCACTGCGTGTCCCAGAAGGGCAGCCCGATCAGCACCCGCATCATCAGATTGAAGAAGCGGCCGGCCGTTTCCCGAAACATCGATTGATGCACGCCGATGAGTTTCCGGTTCAGAGCGCGGGAACCGATGGCGACATCGGCGCCTTCGCGCCGCGCCGCTTCATACAGCTTGTCCAGTTCCTCGATCGGCGCTGAGAGATCGGCGTCGGTAAACAGCACCCACTGGCCGGTGGCCTCGAGCATGCCGTTCTTCACCGAGTATCCTTTGCCGCGGTTACCCGGATTGCGCAGCAGGCGCACTTCCGGATACTTCTTGCGCAGGCCTTCCACCAGCTCCGCGGTTCCGTCTTTCGATCCATCGTCGACGACGAGAATCTCGATCGGACGGAACTCGGCCCCGGCGAGATAGCGATGCACCGCCGCCAGCGTCGTCGGCAGGCGGTTCTCTTCGTTGTAGGCCGGAATCACTACCGAAAGCGAGATCAACGGTCCATTATAATTGAGTCTTATCCTCGAAACGCGCAAGGGAGATCTTGTTTGTCTCTGGAAGACGACCTGCTTCGTCAACGTGCAGCCCGCACCTCCGAAATCGAATCTCTTGGCTATCGGCCCTATGGGCAGAGATTCGACGCTTCACACACTGTCGCCGAGGCCCTAGCCGCCGGTGGTTCGCTGGACGGGCCGGCGCTCGAAGCCCAACGGACCGGGGTTTCACTGGCTGGCCGCCTGGTTACCATCCGCCGCATGGGCAAGGCCGGGTTCGCGCACATCCAACAGAACGGCGAGCGGATCCAGGTCTACGTCCGTAGGGACGCAGTTCCCGAAACGGACTGGAAGCTGTGGGAACTGCTCGACCTTGGCGATATCGTCGGCGCCGACGGCTACCTGTTCCGGACCCGAACCGGCGAGCTGAGCGTCCATGTGGAGCGCCTGCGCTTCCTGGCCAAGACCCTGCTCACCATGCCCGAGAAGTTCCACGGTATCGAGGACGTGGAGATCCGCTATCGCCAGCGATACCTCGATCTGATCGCCTCGCCGGAGTCGCGCAATGTCTTCATCAGGCGCGCGAGGATCGTCTCCTCTCTGCGGCGGCAGCTCGAAGCCAAGGGTTTCATTGAGGTGGAAACGCCGATGATGCAGCCCATCTACGGTGGCGCGGCGGCGCGGCCTTTCGTCACGCATCACAACACGCTCGATATCGACCTCTACCTGCGCGTCGCGCCGGAGTTGTACTTGAAGCGCTTGGTCGCCGGGGGGCTGGAGCGCGTCTATGAGATCAACCGGAACTTCCGTAACGAAGGCATCTCCACGCGCCACAACCCGGAATTCACCATGCTCGAGTTCTACCAGGCATACGCGGACTACGAGGTGCTGATCGACTTTTCGTGCGAGTTGCTGGCAGAGACGGCTCGCGAAGCCACCGGGTCGACGGTGGTGGAGTACGACGGCCGGGCGATCGATTTCGCGAAGGTCCGGCGATTCACGATGCGTGAGGCGGTGGTGGAGTTCTGGCCGGACGCCGACAAGCCGTCGCTCGACAATGTGGCGGATCCGGGTTGGCTCGGCCGCCATTCGCGCAAGGCGACAGCGGGAGAGCAGTTGGTGGACATCTTCGAGCGCGTGGCCGAAGAGCACCTGTTCGACCCGACGATCATCTACAAATATCCGGTGGAGGTCTCACCGCTTTCGAAGAACAGCCTGGACGATCCGGCGTTCACTGACCGATTCGAGATCTACGCGGCCGGAATGGAGATCGGGAACGCGTTCACGGAACTGAACGACCCGCGCGAGCAGCTACGGCGCTTCGACATGCAGCGCGCGATGCTCGAGCGCGGCGACGACGAAGCGCACCGCATGGACGAAGACTACATCCGCGCGCTCTGCTACGGCCTGCCGCCCACGGGCGGTGAAGGGATCGGGATCGACCGGCTGACGATGATCCTGACTGGGCAGAAGTCGATTCGTGATGTGATTCTGTTCCCGCTGCTGCGTCCCGAAGGGCCAATCGGAATCGCGGATCTGCTGCGGAGTCTCG
Proteins encoded:
- a CDS encoding class I SAM-dependent methyltransferase codes for the protein MNPQRLIHQEAVPIGPSVSEQIRPDQYRHSHGLDQFLGSLNHADASPCQVLDIGEFTQANVAFIIGQGHRLTFEDLLRSFELPGVPAAERLNHALDFPPAYFDAILVWDILEHFPPPVAESIVPRLHRILRPGGLLFACFHAEARDNTVDAYSFRIADGKTLLLQPRGRRKLAQTLNNRSIEKLFSGFDSVKFFLTRDSIREVIVRK
- a CDS encoding glycosyltransferase family 2 protein: MISLSVVIPAYNEENRLPTTLAAVHRYLAGAEFRPIEILVVDDGSKDGTAELVEGLRKKYPEVRLLRNPGNRGKGYSVKNGMLEATGQWVLFTDADLSAPIEELDKLYEAARREGADVAIGSRALNRKLIGVHQSMFRETAGRFFNLMMRVLIGLPFWDTQCGFKLFKKKAAGDVFSLLRLDRFGFDVEALFLARKLGFKTIEVPVRWNHMEGTKVSMFRDSADMFLDLLRVRWNQIKGLYK
- the lysS gene encoding lysine--tRNA ligase; its protein translation is MSLEDDLLRQRAARTSEIESLGYRPYGQRFDASHTVAEALAAGGSLDGPALEAQRTGVSLAGRLVTIRRMGKAGFAHIQQNGERIQVYVRRDAVPETDWKLWELLDLGDIVGADGYLFRTRTGELSVHVERLRFLAKTLLTMPEKFHGIEDVEIRYRQRYLDLIASPESRNVFIRRARIVSSLRRQLEAKGFIEVETPMMQPIYGGAAARPFVTHHNTLDIDLYLRVAPELYLKRLVAGGLERVYEINRNFRNEGISTRHNPEFTMLEFYQAYADYEVLIDFSCELLAETAREATGSTVVEYDGRAIDFAKVRRFTMREAVVEFWPDADKPSLDNVADPGWLGRHSRKATAGEQLVDIFERVAEEHLFDPTIIYKYPVEVSPLSKNSLDDPAFTDRFEIYAAGMEIGNAFTELNDPREQLRRFDMQRAMLERGDDEAHRMDEDYIRALCYGLPPTGGEGIGIDRLTMILTGQKSIRDVILFPLLRPEGPIGIADLLRSLDS